The Streptomyces luteogriseus genome includes a window with the following:
- a CDS encoding HpcH/HpaI aldolase/citrate lyase family protein codes for MDAGAVDRPPLRSLLFVPGTRTGWLPKARAAGADAAILDLEDAVPASGKPAARAEVADVITRAAAPADQAGRMALFVRVNPMDGWAGAEELRAVVRPGLAGIVLPKVRSARDVELADRLLGWCEREQGLPPGQVALIPLLETARGLREAYDIARAAPRIAYLGALTAPGGDVERAIGYRWSPAGTETVALRSRVLLDARAAGVPCPVSGLWTRVGDLSGLRAFAEQTRSLGYEGMMAIHPSHVPVINEVFSPGAAELTRCAALITAVESAQKNGTGAVSFQGEMVDEAMARTARLVLERHRAHVRVSDQTGGP; via the coding sequence GTGGACGCGGGAGCGGTCGACCGGCCCCCGCTGCGCTCCCTGCTCTTCGTCCCCGGCACCCGTACCGGCTGGCTGCCCAAGGCCCGGGCGGCGGGCGCCGACGCGGCGATCCTCGACCTGGAGGACGCGGTGCCCGCCTCGGGCAAGCCCGCAGCCCGGGCAGAGGTGGCCGACGTCATCACACGGGCCGCCGCGCCGGCGGATCAGGCGGGGCGGATGGCGCTGTTCGTCCGTGTCAACCCGATGGACGGCTGGGCGGGGGCCGAGGAACTGCGCGCGGTCGTACGGCCCGGGCTCGCCGGCATCGTGCTCCCCAAGGTGCGCTCAGCCCGGGACGTGGAACTCGCCGACCGGCTGCTGGGCTGGTGCGAGCGGGAACAGGGCCTCCCGCCAGGACAGGTGGCCCTGATACCCCTGCTGGAGACGGCGCGTGGTCTGCGCGAGGCCTACGACATCGCCCGAGCCGCCCCGCGCATCGCCTACCTGGGCGCTCTCACCGCTCCCGGCGGCGACGTGGAACGTGCCATCGGCTACCGCTGGAGCCCGGCGGGAACCGAAACGGTGGCACTGCGCTCCCGTGTTCTGCTGGACGCGAGAGCAGCCGGAGTACCGTGCCCGGTCAGCGGATTGTGGACGCGGGTCGGCGACCTGTCGGGGCTGCGTGCCTTCGCCGAACAGACCCGCTCCCTCGGCTACGAAGGAATGATGGCGATTCATCCTTCCCATGTGCCCGTGATCAATGAGGTGTTCTCTCCCGGCGCCGCCGAACTCACCCGCTGCGCGGCGCTGATCACGGCGGTCGAGTCCGCGCAGAAGAACGGAACGGGCGCTGTGTCATTCCAGGGCGAGATGGTCGACGAGGCCATGGCCCGCACGGCACGTCTCGTTCTCGAACGACATCGGGCGCACGTTCGCGTGTCTGACCAAACAGGAGGTCCATAA
- a CDS encoding CaiB/BaiF CoA transferase family protein codes for MSDDERNTTGRGQLQGLKVVEFAHVVAGPLAGSMLADQGADVIHVEPPGAGDAARAMGPQRDGVPLWFKVAGRNKRSVTLDLHHAAGRSVARRLVAWADVVIVTLRAGRLRSWGLDWDSVHRINPRAVLLQISGFGATSSQADAPGFGKMGEARSGVVHLTGFPDGPPVHTGFSHGDAVTGLMGAYAVLAALHRRDHDPGFDGEWIDLALFEPLFRLVEWQVIVHDQLGRVPERSGNQLAVAPAAVINTYRSRDGDWITVTSATLRSVRNIASLLGLPEQEFATARQQYERRGQLDEGLRNWVAGRGTGECLEEFARAEVVASRVFDAADIAVDPVYAEREDIITVDDPDLGPVRMQAVIPHFRQRPGRVWRTGPALGQDNYLVYGQWLGLSAEELIDLEKSDVI; via the coding sequence GTGTCGGACGACGAGCGGAACACCACCGGCCGTGGGCAGCTGCAGGGGCTGAAAGTGGTCGAGTTCGCCCATGTGGTGGCCGGGCCTCTGGCGGGCTCGATGCTCGCCGACCAGGGGGCCGACGTCATTCACGTCGAACCCCCCGGGGCCGGCGACGCGGCCCGCGCCATGGGGCCCCAACGTGACGGGGTACCCCTGTGGTTCAAGGTCGCCGGCCGCAACAAGCGCTCGGTCACCCTGGATCTGCATCACGCGGCCGGCCGGAGCGTCGCTCGTCGGCTGGTCGCCTGGGCGGATGTCGTGATCGTCACCCTGCGCGCCGGACGCCTGCGCAGCTGGGGACTCGACTGGGACTCCGTGCACCGGATCAACCCCCGAGCCGTCCTGCTGCAGATCTCCGGCTTCGGCGCCACCTCGTCGCAGGCGGACGCTCCCGGCTTCGGCAAGATGGGTGAGGCGCGCAGCGGAGTCGTCCATCTGACCGGGTTTCCCGACGGCCCGCCCGTCCACACCGGCTTCTCGCACGGCGACGCCGTGACCGGCCTGATGGGCGCCTATGCCGTCCTCGCGGCCCTCCACCGGCGTGACCACGACCCCGGTTTCGACGGCGAGTGGATCGACCTCGCTCTCTTCGAGCCCCTGTTCCGTCTCGTCGAATGGCAGGTCATCGTCCACGACCAGCTGGGACGCGTGCCCGAACGCTCTGGCAACCAGCTGGCGGTCGCCCCCGCGGCCGTGATCAACACTTACCGTTCCCGCGACGGCGACTGGATCACGGTGACCTCCGCGACGCTGCGCTCGGTCCGCAACATCGCATCCCTGCTGGGACTCCCCGAGCAGGAGTTCGCCACCGCGCGGCAACAGTACGAGCGGCGAGGGCAGCTGGACGAGGGCCTGCGGAACTGGGTGGCCGGGCGCGGCACCGGTGAGTGCCTCGAGGAGTTCGCCCGCGCCGAAGTCGTGGCCTCACGCGTGTTCGACGCCGCGGACATCGCAGTGGACCCCGTGTACGCCGAGCGCGAGGACATCATCACTGTCGACGACCCCGACCTCGGTCCGGTGCGTATGCAGGCGGTCATTCCGCACTTCCGGCAGCGACCCGGCCGGGTCTGGCGCACTGGGCCGGCCCTCGGACAGGACAACTACCTCGTCTACGGGCAGTGGCTCGGACTCAGCGCGGAAGAGCTGATCGACCTGGAGAAGAGCGATGTCATCTGA